A region of Vitis vinifera cultivar Pinot Noir 40024 chromosome 15, ASM3070453v1 DNA encodes the following proteins:
- the LOC100259863 gene encoding phospholipase A(1) DAD1, chloroplastic, whose product MLSSTLNFLHSSSPTMRLQVRPPCTTRFLPSHSQHGTRTQCVKGMRLTVRNSVVLHQSFESSIVPVNSAKLGKKWMEYQGLNNWDGLLDPLDDTLRNEILRYGKFVEAAYRSFDFDPDSPTYATCKFSRNSLLKRSEIGYTGYKLTKNLHATCGVRLPRWVDRTPAWMSTQSCWIGYVAVCQDKEEIARLGRRDVVIAFRGTATGMEWVENLRATLTSLVGSTNNGGPMVESGFWSLYTSKLSSCPSLQEMVRDEIGRVIRSYGDEQLSITITGHSLGAALATLAAYDIATTFDHAPMVTVVSFGGPRVGNTSFRCQMEKSGTKILRIVNSDDVITKVPGFVIDNNDVAVQAAGLPSWLRKPVEAMQLGYADVGQELRLSSRESPYLNKNNVAACHDLKTYLHLVNGFVSSTCPFRATATRMLERQSREKAFI is encoded by the coding sequence ATGCTCTCAAGTACTCTCAACTTTCTTCACTCATCTTCCCCAACAATGAGGCTGCAGGTCAGACCGCCATGCACCACTCGCTTTCTACCTTCTCACTCACAACACGGAACCCGGACTCAGTGCGTGAAGGGGATGAGGCTGACAGTGAGAAACTCAGTCGTCCTTCACCAGTCATTTGAATCCAGTATCGTCCCAGTTAATTCAGCTAAGCTCGGGAAGAAATGGATGGAGTATCAAGGTCTCAACAACTGGGACGGCTTGCTTGATCCTCTCGACGACACTCTCCGAAACGAGATTCTCCGATACGGCAAGTTTGTGGAAGCTGCGTATCGCTCCTTCGACTTCGACCCCGATTCTCCCACCTACGCCACCTGCAAATTTTCCCGAAATTCTTTGCTGAAACGCTCTGAAATCGGGTATACCGGCTACAAGCTCACCAAAAATTTACATGCCACCTGTGGGGTGCGCCTGCCACGTTGGGTTGATAGGACTCCTGCTTGGATGTCCACTCAGTCCTGCTGGATTGGTTACGTGGCAGTATGCCAGGACAAGGAAGAGATTGCCCGATTGGGACGCCGTGACGTCGTCATTGCTTTCAGAGGCACCGCCACTGGTATGGAGTGGGTTGAGAATCTACGCGCCACCCTCACCTCCTTGGTGGGTTCCACTAACAACGGCGGCCCCATGGTGGAGAGTGGCTTTTGGAGTCTTTACACCTCCAAGCTATCCTCGTGTCCGAGCCTGCAGGAGATGGTGAGGGACGAAATTGGGAGGGTCATCAGATCGTACGGCGATGAACAGCTCAGCATCACGATCACCGGGCACAGCCTAGGCGCTGCCCTGGCCACTCTCGCGGCCTACGACATCGCCACCACGTTCGACCACGCGCCGATGGTGACGGTGGTTTCCTTTGGTGGGCCTCGTGTCGGGAATACGAGCTTCCGGTGCCAGATGGAGAAGAGTGGAACCAAGATACTTCGGATTGTGAACTCCGATGACGTCATCACCAAGGTTCCGGGCTTCGTGATTGACAACAATGACGTGGCTGTCCAGGCGGCAGGGCTGCCAAGCTGGCTGCGGAAGCCCGTGGAGGCCATGCAGTTGGGGTATGCTGACGTGGGGCAGGAGCTGAGACTGAGCAGCAGAGAGTCGCCGTACCTGAATAAAAACAATGTTGCAGCGTGTCACGATCTGAAGACGTACCTTCACTTAGTGAACGGTTTTGTGAGCTCCACGTGTCCTTTCAGAGCAACGGCGACGAGGATGCTGGAAAGGCAAAGTAGAGAAAAAGCTTTTATTTGA